One region of Carya illinoinensis cultivar Pawnee chromosome 8, C.illinoinensisPawnee_v1, whole genome shotgun sequence genomic DNA includes:
- the LOC122274141 gene encoding serine/arginine-rich splicing factor SR45a isoform X1: MADSPRRRYSLSPSPLRARSRSQSRSRPRSRSRSWSRPRSRSRSRSWSRPRPRSRSRSRGRSRSRSRGRAEPVNPGDTLYVTGLSQRVTERDLEEHFSKEGKVASCFLVMEPRTRVSRGFAFVTMETVEDANRCVKYLNQSVLEGRYITVEKSRRKRARTPTPGHYLGLKSTRDFGHRGDRGRYRGRDDYRRSPRRSPFRGGRDYSPRHSPHGGRSRRDRSRSLPYSPSPERRYVRGSR; encoded by the exons GCCGATTCACCGCGCAGAAG GTATTCACTGTCCCCTTCCCCTTTGAGAGCTCGATCCAGGTCCCAATCTAGATCTAGACCCAGATCAAGGTCCAGGTCCTGGTCTAGACCTAGGTCTAGGTCCAGATCTAGATCCTGGTCTAGGCCAAGGCCCAGATCCCGGTCCAGAAGTCGTGGCAG ATCAAGGTCTAGAAGTCGTGGCAG GGCTGAGCCTGTAAACCCTGGAGATACGCTTTATGTAACTGGCCTCAGCCAAAGGGTCACAGAAAGGGATCTTGAAGAGCACTTCTCTAAGGAGGGAAAG GTAGCATCCTGTTTTCTTGTGATGGAGCCTCGGACACGTGTCTCTCGGGGTTTTGCTTTTGTTACAATGGAAACTGTTGAGGATGCCAACCGTTGTGTGAAATATCTTAACCAATCAGTTCTTGAAGGTCGATATATTACTGTTGAGAAG TCTCGGAGAAAACGAGCAAGAACTCCTACACCAGGACATTATCTTGGGCTCAAAAGTACCAGAGACTTTG GTCATCGGGGTGATCGTGGTAGATATCGTGGACGTGATGACTATAGAAGATCTCCAAGGCGCTCACCATTTCGAGGGGGTCGCGATTATTCTCCAAGACACTCGCCCCATGGTGGAAGGTCAAGGAGAGACAGGTCCAGGTCACTTCCTTACTCTCCTAGCCCAGAAAGGAGGTATGTTCGTGGTTCTAGGTGa
- the LOC122274141 gene encoding serine/arginine-rich splicing factor SR45a isoform X2, translating to MADSPRRRYSLSPSPLRARSRSQSRSRPRSRSRSWSRPRSRSRSRSWSRPRPRSRSRSRGRAEPVNPGDTLYVTGLSQRVTERDLEEHFSKEGKVASCFLVMEPRTRVSRGFAFVTMETVEDANRCVKYLNQSVLEGRYITVEKSRRKRARTPTPGHYLGLKSTRDFGHRGDRGRYRGRDDYRRSPRRSPFRGGRDYSPRHSPHGGRSRRDRSRSLPYSPSPERRYVRGSR from the exons GCCGATTCACCGCGCAGAAG GTATTCACTGTCCCCTTCCCCTTTGAGAGCTCGATCCAGGTCCCAATCTAGATCTAGACCCAGATCAAGGTCCAGGTCCTGGTCTAGACCTAGGTCTAGGTCCAGATCTAGATCCTGGTCTAGGCCAAGGCCCAGATCCCGGTCCAGAAGTCGTGGCAG GGCTGAGCCTGTAAACCCTGGAGATACGCTTTATGTAACTGGCCTCAGCCAAAGGGTCACAGAAAGGGATCTTGAAGAGCACTTCTCTAAGGAGGGAAAG GTAGCATCCTGTTTTCTTGTGATGGAGCCTCGGACACGTGTCTCTCGGGGTTTTGCTTTTGTTACAATGGAAACTGTTGAGGATGCCAACCGTTGTGTGAAATATCTTAACCAATCAGTTCTTGAAGGTCGATATATTACTGTTGAGAAG TCTCGGAGAAAACGAGCAAGAACTCCTACACCAGGACATTATCTTGGGCTCAAAAGTACCAGAGACTTTG GTCATCGGGGTGATCGTGGTAGATATCGTGGACGTGATGACTATAGAAGATCTCCAAGGCGCTCACCATTTCGAGGGGGTCGCGATTATTCTCCAAGACACTCGCCCCATGGTGGAAGGTCAAGGAGAGACAGGTCCAGGTCACTTCCTTACTCTCCTAGCCCAGAAAGGAGGTATGTTCGTGGTTCTAGGTGa